A genomic window from Silene latifolia isolate original U9 population chromosome Y, ASM4854445v1, whole genome shotgun sequence includes:
- the LOC141631598 gene encoding putative mitochondrial protein AtMg00860 yields the protein MSKCVFGVLEAEYLGHVISAKGVETDPAKIKAMVNWPQPGNVKELRGFLGLTGYYRKFIQGYGIISKPLTNLLKKNGYKWGTTATAVFLQLKEAMTIAPVLALPTFSVEFVVETDASDKGMGAVLTQNGHPIAYISKASSPRTQASSTYEKELLAVIFAIKKWRPYLSGRHFKIKTDHFSLKYLLEQKITTTFQIKCLPKLLGLDYEIIYRK from the coding sequence ATGTCCAAGTGTGTGTTTGGGGTCCTTGAGGCGGAGtatctggggcatgtgatttctgcTAAGGGGGTTGAAACAGATCCTGCCAAAATTAAAGCCATGGTTAACTGGCCACAACCGGGGAATGTGAAGGAGTTAAGAGGCTTTTTGGGCCTTACTGGATATTACAGAAAGTTTATTCAAGGGTATGGAATTATAAGTAAGCCCTTGACCAATTTGTTGAAGAAAAATGGATATAAGTGGGGTACTACAGCCACTGCAGTATTCTTGCAGTTGAAGGAGGCAATGACTATAGCACCTGTCTTAGCTCTTCCTACTTTCTCAGTGGAGTTTGTGGTGGAAACAGATGCTTCAGACAAGGGTATGGGGGCTGTGCTTACACAGAATGGCCATCCCATTGCCTACATCAGTAAAGCATCTTCTCCAAGGACACAGGCTAGCTCCACCTATGAGAAAGAGTTACTAGCTGTCATCTTTGCCATTAAGAAATGGAGGCCTTATCTCAGTGGGCGACATTTCAAAATTAAGACTGATCATTTCAGTCTCAAGTACCTATTGGAACAGAAGATAACTACCACATTTCAAATCAAATGTCTGCCCAAACTTTTGGGGTTGGATTATGAGattatatataggaaatga